ATCCTTGGCTGTGAAGAATCCTCTCTCCAGCTTCTTGACCTTGTGGTGCACCTTGATGATCGTGAGCCCGTCGATGTCCTCGGGCTTCTCGACCTTCTTGGGGAAGGGAAGTCCGGCCTCGTTGAGTATCCAATAGTAATCCTTGGGGTCTCCCCTCTCCTCGGACCTGAGCAGGTTCCTGCTGCCGACCATGGGGAGCTTGAAGTCGTCCTCCACGGCATCGATGCCGCAGTAAGAGACGAAGGACCTGTTCGGAACGAACAGGACGTTGTTCTTCAACATGCTGTTCTGGACCTCGGGCTTGAGGATGCTGCTGTACTTGTCGAGGACCACGGTCTCGTCCACAGTTCCCCTGCGGAGGTTTCCGTTGTCGTCATAGATCGTCTTGTAGTACCTGGTGAAGGGAGAATCCCTTCCCTCCTGGCAGATGGCAACGGTCTTGAATCCCTCGGATTTAGCTCCGTCGCATGTATCCAGTCCCGAATGGGACCCTACAACTCCGATCTTGGCCTCTTTGAGGTTAATCTTCTCAAGATTTCCAAGAACCTCGTCTCTGCTAATCATGTACGAACGTAACGCGAGAGAGGTAATATAATAATCGCTGGTCCAGGTAAGAATGGGGAAGAAGAGTAGCCTCGCCAAGATTCGAACTTGGGTCCGGAGATCCAGAGTCTCCAATGATTGACCACTACACTACGAGGCTATCGAGACTCCCGATTCCCTCACTGCTTATAATACTTTTGAGCCGCCATGGCCTTGTTCAGGCCGCTCTCGGCCTCTGCTAGGTTGTCTGCCACCGATCTGCCTTCGGGAGTCAGGCGCCACATAGTCTTCCCCTTCCTTTCCGGGGATTCCTCGGATGTCAGAAGTCCGGCATCCCTGAGGTGCACCGCGGCGTCCCTGACATTTCCGTAGCTCATGTTTATGGAGACCATCTTGCCGGAGTTGAAGTTGTTGTCCTCCCTGAGGATCAGCAAGAGACCCACTACGTTCCTGTCGGAGACATGGAATTTGGAAATCATAACGGCTGATTACGCATCCTGTGTATAAAGAGGATTGAATCAACGGTATATGGTTTGACCATTAGTCAAATGAATTGAACTGTAAAAGATATCAAACTAAAGGAAAGAGGGGCGAACCCCCCTGTTTTCACCGGATTGCCTTCTTGACCTGCTCGAAGATCTCGTCGATGCTTCCCGTGGAGGGTATGGTGACGAGGCAGCCCTTCTTCTCGTAGTAGTCGATGAGGGGCTGTGTGTTCTTGTGGTAGACCTCGAGCCTGTTCTTGACGGTCTCTTCCTTGTCGTCGTCCCTCTGGTAGAGCTCCGCTCCGCACTTGTCGCAGATGCCGTCCTTCGCGGGCTTCTTCGTGACGAGGTGGTATACAGCGTTGCAGTTGGGGCACGAGCGCCTCTTGGTGAGCCTGGAGATGAGCTCCTCATCAGGGACATCGAAGTTCAGTGCGAGGTCGACGTTCATGACCTCTCCGAGCGCATCGGCCTGCTCGACGGTCCTGGGGAATCCATCGAGAAGAACTCCGCCCTTGACTGTGGCGATCTTCTCCTTCATGAGGTTGATGATGAGGTCGTTGGGCACGAGTGCTCCGGAGTCCATGTACTCCTTGGCCTTCTTTCCCAGTTCGGTCCCGTTCCTCACGGCTTCGCGGAGCATGTCTCCGGTGGAGAGCCTGACGTATCCGAATTCATCTGTGAGTTTCTCTCCCTGGGTTCCCTTTCCTGCTCCCGGGGGTCCGAGAAGTACGATCGTTGTCTTCATAATCAAAGGGAGCGCATCATCATAGATAAAAAGTTGCGACAGGGAATTGTCCATTGCGCACGTAATAATAGATAGACCGCGATACTGTACCGATTTCCGATGCTAACATGGGAAGACATCATCGAGGCCGAGGACACCACCGACCGCAGGGAGTTCGGGAGGATGTGCTCGGGCATCACGGTTTTCAGACAGGGGAGGGCGATTATCCTCCTGATGCCCAACGCAGGATTCAGGACGCTTTCCTCAGGGTTCACCAACGGGGGATTCATGGATTCCCCGCAGGCGGTCGTCAACGTGTCCGCCATGGGCGGCAAGGTCGAGTACACCTGCATGAAGGGAGGTCTTGGTACCTACGACAGGATGAACATGGCCTACGCACAGAAGCTGGGCCTCGATCCTCAGAGGACGATCTTCCAAGGCACCGCTGCGAACATGGAGAACGCAGCTATCGTCAACGAGGTCTCCGCCAACGGCGTGAAGGTATCCCTGGCGGTGACAGGCGGCATCAGGCGCAACGGAGGCCGCGCAGGAGACCCTGCCGATTACGACGAGTCGGAATCGATGTACGAGGAGAAACCCGGCACGATAATCACACTCATGGCATTGGATGCCAATTTATCCGACGGCGCCATGTTCCAAGCCACGCTCATCGCCACGGAGGCGAAGAGCTGCGTCATACAGGAGCTGCAGGCCAGGAGCCTTTACAGCGAAGGCATCGCCACCGGTTCAGGCACCGATCAGGTCACGATCATCTCCAACACTATCTCCTCCGAGAGGATAGAATCCATACCAAGGGACTCCGAGCTGGCTAGGACCATCTCCCAATGCATGAAGCAGGCCCTAAGGAAGACGTTCGATCTTCAGACCGGTATGAACCCTAGATCGCAGTGGGACCCGCTTGTGCTGATGTCCAGATACAGCATGGATGGCATCAGGGACGAGATCCGCTTCCCGGCGACCATGGACGAGCTGCTGTCCGCGCTGGAAGCGATCAGGAAGGATTCTTACAACACCGCGGTCGTATCCGCCGTGCTGAACATAGCGGACGATGTCCGCAACGGGCTGATGTCGGAATTGGACGGCATAGAGCTTGCCAGGAGCGTCTGCGAGGATCTCGTGTTGCAGCCGGTGACCGATCCAGTGGAGAGGCTCAGGCTGGACTTCGCCGAGACGATACCGGATGTGCTGTCGTACGCATCCGCGCTGAAGCTCATGGAAGTGGTCAGGGAAAGGAGGTCGTCGAATGGGCAGTGAGATCATCCAGAGGAACATCGACGAGCTATCGATATTCTTCTCGGATTCGGACCACGACATCCTCACCAGCACCGAGATCGGCCTGGTGGAGGGAGTTAAGTACATCCACGCGGGGAACGGGGAGACGTCGTACCGCGACGGCAACCTGTACGTGCACATCGACGGCGATCCCACCAAGTTCAGCATATCGGAGCTGTCCTACGGTTCGACCTTCGTCACCGCCATCGCATTCGCCGATCTGAACGGTGGGCTCATCAGGGCAGGCGAGGAGGCCGGCATCGGCCAGGGAGAGATCCTCCTAATACTCCTGATAGATTCGAACCTTCCCGATTCGGCCATGGCCAGGGCGGGGATAACGGCAACGGAGGGCATAACCGCATCCCTTCAGGACCTAGGTCTGGCGTATTCCTCGTTGATCCCCTCGGGAGCGGTCAAGCAGAACATCCTCGTCATCCGCGACAGGGGATCGCGCATGTACCTGCGCGGAGCCGGGAAGCACACCAAGCTGGGAGAGCTTATAGGTCGCTCCACAATCGAGGCCGTCAAGGCATCCGCCGCGGAGAACGGTGTCACAATCGTTAACCGCATGAACCTGCTGGGCATGCTCGAACCGTACGGATACGACCAGGAGAAGCTGTACAACCTCTCCGGCAGCCAGGACATGTCGCTGTTCCTGGTGAAGGTCATCGCCGGAAACCCCAAGCCCTCTGCGATCGGTGCCGTATCTGCGGCCCTGCACATCTACCACGAGGTCCAGTGGGGCCTGCTGGAAGAGGAGATCGGCCTCAAGGTCGTCCGCAGGCTCATGCGCTCCGGTCTGCTGCAGGATGTCTCCGGGATGTCCATATTGGACACCATCGCGACGGCGGTAGCCAGATACGTTGCCGAAAATTAAGTTCTGTTCAACCGTACGTTTAAATCCGATGTACTGTAATCGTGCGCACAAGGTGTTCGCATGGAACAGAAGGTAATCGATGAGATTGAGAGGATTGTAGGAAAGGACGGGTACTCCGTGGCACCGTCGGTCCTGTACACATACGGATTCGACGCATCGATCTTCCATAACGACCCCGACATGGTCATCCAGCCGACCTCTACCGAGCAGGTATCGGAGATCATGAAGGTCGCTTCCAAGTACAAGATCCCGGTGACCCCCAGAGGGTCAGGAACGGGACTGTGCGGCGCAGCCGTCCCGATCAAGGGAGGTATCGTCCTCGCCATGCAGAGGATGAACAAGGTGCTCAAGGTGAGCGTCGAGGACCTCTGGGTGGATGTCCAGGCAGGCTGTGTGTACAACGATCTGAACGCCGAGTTAGAGAAGTACGGTTTCTTCTTCCCCCCGTCCCCCGGTTCCGCTGAGGCCTGTCAGGTCGGAGGGATGGTCGCCACCAACGCATCCGGTATGCGTGCGGTCAAATACGGAGCGACCAGGGACTTCGTCATGGGACTGACCTTCGTCAAGGCCGACGGAGAGATCGTCCGCTGCGGAACAAGGACCATCAAGGACGCATCAGGCTACCAGCTGGCCCGCTTCATGTGCGGTTCCGAGGGAACCCTGGGCGTCATCACAGAGATCACATTCAAGATCACCACCAAGCCGAAGAAGTCGGCATACTGCCTCTGCTGCTTCGAGGATGTCGTCGCCGCAGGCAAGTGCATATCCGCCATCATCGCCAAGCCTCTGATCCCCGCATCCTGCGAGCTCATGGACAGCACGAGCATCAACGCGGTCAACAAGGCCAGGGGACACCCCCTTCCAGACTGCGGCGCATTGATAATAGTCGAGGCGGACGGAGAGAGCGACGAGATAGTCGACAGGGACATAGCGATCGTCGCGGACATCGCCAAGCAGAACGGAGCGATCTCCGTGGAGCCCACCAAGGACAAGGCGCTGATCAACAAGTGGACCGATGCCAGGAAGTCCGTCATGGTCTCCCTCGCGGCACTGAAGCCCGGATGCTCATCCGTCTCTCTCGCAGACGATATGGGAGTGCCCATCTCCAAGGTCCCCGATGCGGTGAAAGCATTCCAGGAGATCGCGGACAAGTACAGGGTGACCGTAGCGACCTACGGACACGCATCTGATGGTAACCTCCACACCAAGATGGTCATCGACCCCACCGACAAGGACGAGTGGGAGAGGGGAATCAGCGCGGTGAACGAGATCTTCGATGTCTGCATCGAGCTCGGTGGGACCGTCACAGGAGAGCACGGTGTGGGAATCTCCAAGGCACCCAACTACCAGAAGGAGAGGGCATCGGAGCTCAACACCATCAGGGCCGTCAAGGCAGCGTTCGATCCCGACAATATCCTGAACCCCGGCAAATCGGAGCAGTGGACCGGATCGATCCTCAGGAACCTTAGGTACCCCTGCAAACTCGATTGAATCCCTTTCAACCCGGTCGGGAGACCGACCGGGAATCATTTCTAAAAATAATTCAGGGGCAGGCGCCCCTTGAATAGTTTCAGATCACGTATCTGAGTAGGATAAATTCAGCTGCCGCAATGGCGATAGCTATTCCCCAGATGACCTTGTTCCATGCGAAGATCTTCGAACCGTCAAGCGGGGGTATTGGAATGAGGTTGAAGAGTGCAAGGATAGCATTGATGTTGGCCAGCATGAAGAAGAATATGTACGTGAGGGTATCGGTGGTCAGACTGAAAACCACTATTCCGATAACGCATAGCACTATGTTCACTATGGGTCCGGCTATACTCACCTTGCCGTTCATCTCCTTGTCCATGTTCCCCATTATGACGACCGCACCGGGCGATGCGAACAGGAATCCCAACAGTGAGGTCACTAAGGTGATACCCAGTCCTGCTGGCCACATACGGTACTCGGACCACAGACCGAATTTCTGGGCCATGAACTTGTGGCCGAACTCATGGAATAGGAAACTGACTACGACCAATACCAGACAGAACAGGAACAGGACTATGTATCCCATAGACTGACCGAAGGTCATCTCGAAGTACAGAGGTAGAGAACTGTTGCGGTACAGTAGCGTGAACGCCAATGCCAGTACAAGTATCGAGATCAGGATGTCCCTTATCTCGATCTTGCTGAACTTGGGCTTCCCGTAACCCGGATTCACGCGCTGCAGGCCGTCGTAGTAATCGTCGTCCATGCAACTTCGATACCGTCGCCGTAAATAAGGGTATCATCGGACCGCCCGTACCAT
The nucleotide sequence above comes from Methanomassiliicoccales archaeon LGM-RCC1. Encoded proteins:
- a CDS encoding adenylate kinase translates to MKTTIVLLGPPGAGKGTQGEKLTDEFGYVRLSTGDMLREAVRNGTELGKKAKEYMDSGALVPNDLIINLMKEKIATVKGGVLLDGFPRTVEQADALGEVMNVDLALNFDVPDEELISRLTKRRSCPNCNAVYHLVTKKPAKDGICDKCGAELYQRDDDKEETVKNRLEVYHKNTQPLIDYYEKKGCLVTIPSTGSIDEIFEQVKKAIR
- a CDS encoding adenosylcobinamide amidohydrolase, whose translation is MLTWEDIIEAEDTTDRREFGRMCSGITVFRQGRAIILLMPNAGFRTLSSGFTNGGFMDSPQAVVNVSAMGGKVEYTCMKGGLGTYDRMNMAYAQKLGLDPQRTIFQGTAANMENAAIVNEVSANGVKVSLAVTGGIRRNGGRAGDPADYDESESMYEEKPGTIITLMALDANLSDGAMFQATLIATEAKSCVIQELQARSLYSEGIATGSGTDQVTIISNTISSERIESIPRDSELARTISQCMKQALRKTFDLQTGMNPRSQWDPLVLMSRYSMDGIRDEIRFPATMDELLSALEAIRKDSYNTAVVSAVLNIADDVRNGLMSELDGIELARSVCEDLVLQPVTDPVERLRLDFAETIPDVLSYASALKLMEVVRERRSSNGQ
- a CDS encoding adenosylcobinamide amidohydrolase encodes the protein MGSEIIQRNIDELSIFFSDSDHDILTSTEIGLVEGVKYIHAGNGETSYRDGNLYVHIDGDPTKFSISELSYGSTFVTAIAFADLNGGLIRAGEEAGIGQGEILLILLIDSNLPDSAMARAGITATEGITASLQDLGLAYSSLIPSGAVKQNILVIRDRGSRMYLRGAGKHTKLGELIGRSTIEAVKASAAENGVTIVNRMNLLGMLEPYGYDQEKLYNLSGSQDMSLFLVKVIAGNPKPSAIGAVSAALHIYHEVQWGLLEEEIGLKVVRRLMRSGLLQDVSGMSILDTIATAVARYVAEN
- a CDS encoding FAD-binding protein; translation: MEQKVIDEIERIVGKDGYSVAPSVLYTYGFDASIFHNDPDMVIQPTSTEQVSEIMKVASKYKIPVTPRGSGTGLCGAAVPIKGGIVLAMQRMNKVLKVSVEDLWVDVQAGCVYNDLNAELEKYGFFFPPSPGSAEACQVGGMVATNASGMRAVKYGATRDFVMGLTFVKADGEIVRCGTRTIKDASGYQLARFMCGSEGTLGVITEITFKITTKPKKSAYCLCCFEDVVAAGKCISAIIAKPLIPASCELMDSTSINAVNKARGHPLPDCGALIIVEADGESDEIVDRDIAIVADIAKQNGAISVEPTKDKALINKWTDARKSVMVSLAALKPGCSSVSLADDMGVPISKVPDAVKAFQEIADKYRVTVATYGHASDGNLHTKMVIDPTDKDEWERGISAVNEIFDVCIELGGTVTGEHGVGISKAPNYQKERASELNTIRAVKAAFDPDNILNPGKSEQWTGSILRNLRYPCKLD
- a CDS encoding site-2 protease family protein, yielding MDDDYYDGLQRVNPGYGKPKFSKIEIRDILISILVLALAFTLLYRNSSLPLYFEMTFGQSMGYIVLFLFCLVLVVVSFLFHEFGHKFMAQKFGLWSEYRMWPAGLGITLVTSLLGFLFASPGAVVIMGNMDKEMNGKVSIAGPIVNIVLCVIGIVVFSLTTDTLTYIFFFMLANINAILALFNLIPIPPLDGSKIFAWNKVIWGIAIAIAAAEFILLRYVI